From the Paraflavitalea soli genome, the window ATTACAATTTCTGGCCGCTGGAAGATTCATTGTTGGGAAAAAAGGTGATGGTGGTGGGCATATATGATAGCGTAACACAGATCGACCCTATTAAGGAGCTGGGCAACAAAGCCAGCCATGTGTATGCGCCTTACTATTCTTTTTCGAGAATAAATATCCGCTATGAGGGTAAGCCTTTATTGAAAAATAAACAGTTTACTATAAACGGCACTATTGAAACGCCTGTTGGGTATCTACCCTTTTTGCAGCAGGCGCCCTTTGATACTGCTTCCATCCAGCTGGCTTTTGAAAATGAACAGGAGAAGATCCTGGCTTTCCCAACGGGATTAACCGTACGGCAAATTAAGGAAGCCTGTCAGCCTTTCCATTTGCAGGTACCGGTTCACTTACCGCCCGGCCGCTATACTTTCCGCTTTGCCATCAGCACCTGTATTCCCAAAAGCAGGTCTATGAATAGTGCAGGTAGCAGCCTATTAGTGGAAGAGTAATAAGTGCATGAATTATTGTATCAGCTTTTGTATATCCTCATCATCCTGCAGGTTGGTCATTTGGCGAAGTACCCAGGGATATTTCCAGGCCACATACCGCGAAACTGGTTTCACCGTATACTCCTTGGGATTGGGTAAGGAGGCGGCAATCATCGCCGCTTCCTGGCGGGTAAGTTTCTGGGCCGGCTTTTTAAAGTAGGCCTGAGCAGCTGCTTCGATACCAAAAACACCTTTGCCCATTTCGGCTACATTGAGGTACATTTCCAGGATGCGTTTTTTGCCCCATATCAATTCGATCATGAAGGTGAAATAAACTTCCAGCCCTTTACGAAACCAACTGCGGCCCTGCCACAGGAACACATTTTTAGCTACCTGCTGACTGATCGTGGAAGCTCCTTTGATGCGATTGGGTCTTTTTTCATTGTTCTTCATGGCCTTTTCAATGTGCTTCCAGTCAAACCCATTGTGATCCGGAAACAGTTGGTCTTCCGAACAAATTACCGCCAGGCGTGCATAGGGCGACATCTGTTTGATGTCTACATAATCCCGCTTGAGGCCATTGCCTGTTATAAGGCTTCCCAGTTGTGTAAGTGTAAATGGTGGATCCACCCACTTGAGCAGGAGGATATAGAAAAGCTGGAAAATGAAGAGGAAAATAAAGACTCGCTTCAGGATTCTCCAAATACGAAGACCTAATCCCCTGGTTTTGATGGCCATGCCGGGTTAAATTGCTTGGGGTGCAAGATAACCCGAAACCGGGGAAGTCCGAAGGAAGACAGGAATTTAGCCTAAAACCCTTTTTTGAGATCGGCTGCCCTGATGTATACCACCTTGTATTTGCCCCCGGCCTTGTTGCTCTTGTCATGAATACGCTCCCACATATAACCGGCTACGGCTACGCCGGCGGCCACGCCTAGCGTAAGCAGTTTGCCATCATCATTGAAAGACTCTTTGCGGTAAATGGTATTTACTGTTTCCAGTATAATATAACCTACCCCGGCTACCATCATGATCTTGGGAAGGGCCACCTGCACAAATCCTTTTTTACCGCCCCATTTATAATTTTTGGTATAATTGAATCGTTTGATCTCGCGGTAGTCGATGCCAATAGAAAACCTGACCGTGTCTAATTGAGAACCAAATTCAGTTCCCTGTAATCGTGTTTCTTCCTGCCGGATATAGATGGAGTCGTTTCTGATATCGGAAATAAAGCCATTTATCCTAAACCCATTGTGGGTTTCGGCCGAAATAAAAGACCCGGCATAAAAAGTTTTGATCGTCCGGTTGTTCCACTTTTTAAGTACAATAAAATCTGATTGCTGAGAGAAGGAGAGCAGTGAACCGAACAAAACCGTTATGAGAAGTACAGTTGTTTTCATGTAAGGCCAAGTTACAGCGGTAAGCTAATTAAATGAACTAAGGTTTTGTTAAGACTAATGCAACTAACGCATTATGAACACTCAAAACCCGGCAAAGTTTATCACCTGCTCATATATCCTTTGCTAAAAATACTGTGCCGTATAAGAGCGCCATTCCAAAGCCAACCAGTATTACGCCCGATACCTTATTAATCACCGTAATATTGTGCAGGGTGAGCCGTTTGCGAAGTTTGCCGGCCAGCAGTACTTTAAAAATATCAGCCGCAATATTAAAGGCCAGGCAAACAGAAAAAATAATGATCCTTTGTTGGAAGTTGAACTTCGCGCCCAGGGCCGTAGCAGTACCCAGCCAGAAAATGAATACACTGGGGTTGAGTGTATTGATCAGGAAG encodes:
- the mtgA gene encoding monofunctional biosynthetic peptidoglycan transglycosylase, with amino-acid sequence MAIKTRGLGLRIWRILKRVFIFLFIFQLFYILLLKWVDPPFTLTQLGSLITGNGLKRDYVDIKQMSPYARLAVICSEDQLFPDHNGFDWKHIEKAMKNNEKRPNRIKGASTISQQVAKNVFLWQGRSWFRKGLEVYFTFMIELIWGKKRILEMYLNVAEMGKGVFGIEAAAQAYFKKPAQKLTRQEAAMIAASLPNPKEYTVKPVSRYVAWKYPWVLRQMTNLQDDEDIQKLIQ